A region from the Ptychodera flava strain L36383 chromosome 12, AS_Pfla_20210202, whole genome shotgun sequence genome encodes:
- the LOC139145888 gene encoding cytochrome c oxidase subunit 6A, mitochondrial-like, whose translation MASRAVTILRRPFSTSIRRASSEYSHSAQAGDHAAGAKQWKMLSFLIAVPGVAVCMVNAYLKETEHMEHLKEHRPEFIPYSHLRLRTKPYPWGDGNHSLFHNPLTNPLPDGYEDVE comes from the exons ATGGCGTCACGAGCTGTAACCATCCTGCGTCGTCCCTTTTCCACCTCAATCAGGCGAGCCAGTAGTGAATATTCGCATTCAGCACAAGCAGGAGACCATGCAG CTGGAGCTAAACAGTGGAAGATGCTGAGTTTTCTGATAGCTGTGCCAGGTGTAGCTGTGTGCATGGTTAATGCATATCTCAAGGAAACTGAACATATGGAACATCTAAAGGAACACAGACCAGAATTTATACCATACTCACACTTGCGCCTAAGAACCAAG CCCTACCCATGGGGAGATGGAAACCACTCACTGTTCCACAACCCACTGACCAACCCTTTGCCTGATGGCTATGAAGATGTCGAGTAA